From a region of the Zingiber officinale cultivar Zhangliang chromosome 10B, Zo_v1.1, whole genome shotgun sequence genome:
- the LOC122030193 gene encoding ABC transporter G family member 1-like, producing the protein MAAGSRDRNGNRHVVACDDFSPSFRVEVNLSLFVSGNPPFQFVLAFRDLSYAVPQSGRVSCHRIAAADPEQPLPEKRMLLDSITGEVRTGEVFAVLGASGSGKSTFIDALANRIERTSLGGSITLNGEASDGQLLRVISAYVMQDDLLFPMLTVEETLLFAAELRLPRSVTATKKRERVQALIDQLGLRSAAKTIVGDEGHRGVSGGERRRVSIGTDIIHDPVILFLDEPTSGLDSTSAFMVVKVLQKIARSGSIVVMSVHQPSYRILTLLDRLLLLCRGQTVYSGPPQDLSAFFQQFGRPIPEGQNPTEFALDLVRELQGNEADGAAALVEFNRRWQTRVPTTADEDPLMSLREAMNSSIERGRLFGSTRITVDDGDITPLISSLHKFANPPWKEVLVLSKRAFTNMKRMPEIFAFRLATVIVSAFVLGTIFWRLGNTPRDVTERLGFFAIGITTVVFTCADALPVFIQERYIFMRETAYNTYRRYSYVLCNAIVSFPSQIVLSAAFASLTFFTVGLAGGAEGLLFFFLIVLASFWAGSGFVTFLSGIVSSVVLGYSMAAAILSYFLLFSGFFITRDRIPDYWVWFHYLSVMKYAYEAALLNEFGGNSDKCFSKGVQIFEGTSIGSLPMEAQLRVLGAIGNTLQMNLSSESCIVRGPDVLKQQKVNQLNKWECLVVTFAWGFVFRILFYISLLLGSKNKRR; encoded by the coding sequence ATGGCAGCTGGCTCCCGCGATCGCAACGGCAATCGCCATGTAGTCGCCTGCGACGACTTTAGTCCTTCGTTCCGCGTTGAGGTCAATCTTTCCCTGTTTGTGTCGGGCAACCCGCCGTTCCAATTCGTCCTCGCCTTCCGTGATCTCTCCTACGCCGTCCCCCAGTCCGGCCGGGTTTCGTGCCATCGAATCGCGGCGGCGGACCCAGAGCAACCTCTTCCCGAGAAGAGAATGCTTTTGGACTCTATCACCGGCGAGGTGAGGACGGGGGAGGTCTTCGCCGTGCTCGGAGCCAGCGGCTCCGGTAAGTCCACCTTCATCGACGCCCTCGCGAACCGCATCGAGCGGACCAGCCTCGGAGGCAGCATCACGCTCAACGGGGAGGCCTCCGACGGCCAGTTGCTTAGGGTGATCTCCGCGTACGTGATGCAGGACGACCTCCTGTTCCCTATGCTCACCGTGGAGGAGACGTTGTTGTTcgccgccgagctccggctgcCTCGGTCGGTCACCGCGACGAAGAAGAGGGAGCGTGTGCAAGCGCTCATCGACCAACTCGGGTTAAGGTCGGCAGCCAAGACGATCGTCGGCGACGAAGGCCACCGCGGAGTGTCGGGCGGTGAGCGCCGGCGGGTGTCGATAGGCACCGACATCATCCACGATCCCGTCATCCTCTTCCTGGACGAACCCACGTCAGGGCTCGACTCCACGAGCGCCTTCATGGTGGTCAAAGTGCTCCAGAAGATTGCGCGCAGCGGGAGCATAGTGGTCATGTCGGTGCATCAGCCGAGCTATAGGATTCTCACCCTCCTCGACCGCCTCCTCTTGCTCTGCCGCGGCCAGACGGTCTACAGCGGGCCGCCGCAAGATCTCTCCGCCTTCTTCCAGCAGTTCGGCCGTCCGATCCCTGAGGGACAAAACCCGACCGAATTCGCCCTGGATCTCGTTCGAGAGCTCCAGGGCAATGAAGCCGACGGCGCCGCCGCCCTCGTCGAGTTCAACAGGCGCTGGCAAACCCGTGTGCCGACCACTGCCGATGAAGACCCATTAATGTCTCTGAGAGAAGCCATGAACAGTAGCATCGAGCGCGGCAGGCTCTTCGGCAGCACAAGGATCACCGTCGACGACGGAGACATCACTCCCCTGATTTCGTCGCTGCACAAGTTCGCGAACCCGCCTTGGAAGGAGGTGTTGGTCCTGTCTAAGAGAGCCTTCACCAACATGAAGCGGATGCCGGAGATCTTCGCGTTCCGCCTAGCCACCGTGATCGTCTCCGCCTTCGTCCTCGGCACTATCTTCTGGCGGCTGGGTAACACGCCTAGGGACGTGACGGAGAGGCTTGGCTTCTTCGCCATCGGCATAACCACCGTCGTCTTCACCTGCGCCGACGCCCTGCCGGTCTTCATTCAGGAGCGCTACATCTTCATGCGCGAGACCGCCTACAACACCTACCGCCGCTACTCCTACGTCCTCTGCAACGCCATCGTCAGCTTCCCGTCGCAGATCGTGCTCTCGGCCGCCTTCGCTTCCTTGACATTCTTCACGGTCGGCCTCGCGGGCGGCGCCGAagggctcctcttcttcttcctcatcgtgCTGGCCTCCTTCTGGGCCGGCAGCGGATTCGTGACTTTCCTCTCCGGCATCGTGTCGAGCGTGGTGCTCGGATACTCCATGGCGGCAGCGATTCTATCCTACTTCTTGCTCTTTAGCGGCTTCTTCATCACCAGGGATCGGATACCGGATTACTGGGTGTGGTTCCACTACCTCTCCGTGATGAAGTACGCTTACGAAGCGGCGTTGCTCAACGAATTCGGCGGCAACTCGGACAAGTGCTTCTCGAAGGGCGTGCAGATATTCGAAGGCACGTCTATCGGCAGCTTGCCGATGGAGGCGCAGCTGCGGGTACTGGGAGCGATCGGCAACACGCTGCAGATGAACTTGAGCAGTGAGAGCTGCATCGTGAGAGGGCCGGACGTGCTGAAGCAGCAGAAGGTTAATCAACTCAACAAGTGGGAGTGTCTGGTGGTGACGTTCGCCTGGGGCTTCGTCTTTAGAATCCTTTTCTATATCAGCCTCTTGTTGGGCAGCAAGAACAAGAGAAGGTGA